A window of Pseudophryne corroboree isolate aPseCor3 chromosome 12, aPseCor3.hap2, whole genome shotgun sequence contains these coding sequences:
- the RPS27 gene encoding small ribosomal subunit protein eS27 isoform X2 translates to MPLAKDLLHPSPEEEKRKHKKKRLVQSPNSYFMDVKCPGCYKITTVFSHAQTVVLCVGCSTVLCQPTGGKARLTEGCSFRRKQH, encoded by the exons CTCGCTAAAGACCTCCTGCACCCCTCTCCTGAGGAGGAGAAGAGGAAGCACAAGAAGAAGCGCTTAGTCCAGAGCCCCAACTCCTACTTCATGGATGTGAAGTGTCCAG GTTGTTACAAGATCACCACGGTGTTCAGCCATGCTCAAACGGTGGTACTCTGTGTGGGTTGCTCTACAGTCCTCTGCCAGCCCACAGGCGGAAAGGCACGACTCACAGAGG GTTGCTCCTTCCGGCGGAAGCAGCACTAA